From a region of the Candidatus Acidiferrales bacterium genome:
- a CDS encoding fatty acid desaturase, with the protein MRILLCKPRRLIALSGSCVLKVILKKSVQGGENLESPHAVSFDYRIFAVYSELFAFRSEAEQTEGALLLHLLYATIAVVLVVQLSAFATSIYLHRTLAHRGVYLHPVVAFPMRLQLWLWTGINTKEWVAVHRKHHRHTDVEGDPHSPVLEGLWRILLGNVYYYTREAKNAETLTTFAPDIGNDWLDRYIFGFGLAGVILGISIFMLILGPVWGGAAFLVQASTYIFLNAVINGANHAIGKQNFDNTATNLGFIALLTAGEGWHNNHHAYPTSARFSISRGEFDPSWPVIKMLTWMHLARPLKLAPKME; encoded by the coding sequence ATGAGGATTCTACTGTGCAAGCCGCGACGGCTCATTGCTCTCAGTGGATCATGCGTACTAAAAGTTATCTTAAAGAAGTCAGTCCAAGGCGGTGAAAACTTGGAAAGCCCTCATGCCGTATCGTTTGACTATCGAATCTTTGCAGTCTATTCTGAGTTGTTCGCTTTCCGATCCGAAGCTGAACAGACTGAGGGAGCTTTGCTCTTACATCTCTTATACGCAACTATTGCCGTCGTTCTAGTGGTTCAACTCTCTGCCTTTGCAACAAGCATTTATCTCCATCGGACGCTGGCTCACCGTGGGGTTTATTTGCACCCGGTTGTGGCATTCCCGATGCGCCTTCAGCTATGGCTCTGGACCGGAATCAACACAAAGGAGTGGGTAGCGGTGCACCGAAAGCATCATCGCCACACGGATGTAGAAGGTGATCCGCACAGTCCTGTTCTCGAAGGTTTGTGGCGGATTCTTCTTGGGAATGTCTACTACTACACGCGGGAAGCGAAGAATGCGGAAACCCTCACGACCTTCGCTCCGGACATTGGCAACGACTGGCTCGACCGCTATATTTTCGGCTTTGGCCTCGCTGGTGTGATTCTCGGAATTTCCATTTTCATGTTGATTCTGGGACCTGTTTGGGGCGGTGCGGCATTCCTGGTGCAGGCTTCGACGTACATTTTCCTCAATGCTGTCATAAACGGCGCGAATCACGCGATTGGCAAGCAGAATTTCGACAATACAGCGACGAATCTCGGTTTCATTGCATTACTTACTGCAGGAGAGGGTTGGCACAACAATCACCACGCGTATCCGACATCGGCACGCTTCAGCATATCTCGCGGCGAATTCGATCCCTCTTGGCCGGTGATTAAGATGTTGACGTGGATGCACCTTGCGCGTCCGCTGAAGCTGGCACCAAAAATGGAGTAA
- a CDS encoding methyltransferase domain-containing protein, which produces MAGDWNPENYLKFAEERTQPCRDLAARIAVPQVRTVIDLGCGPGNSTQVLTERWPGAQVTALDSDASMINAAIESNPRGRWITGDIGKWAAGEPPNATAEKSAERVAENKSENELYDVVFSNAALQWLPDHATLYPQLFSHVAPGGALAVQIPSSQDRPAYRLLREMAASISWRKWFPTGRVRTWHAHDWEFYYDLLAPLASRVNVWLTEYFHVMPDARTIVEWYSATGMRPYLTPITEETDRGKFIAEYTEKIRVAYPSRPDGNILFSFLRIFLIAYR; this is translated from the coding sequence ATGGCCGGCGATTGGAATCCCGAAAACTACTTAAAGTTCGCTGAAGAGCGTACGCAACCGTGCCGCGATTTAGCAGCACGCATTGCTGTTCCTCAAGTTCGCACCGTAATCGATCTCGGCTGCGGCCCGGGCAATAGCACGCAAGTTCTCACGGAACGCTGGCCTGGCGCTCAAGTCACAGCGCTTGACAGTGACGCGTCGATGATCAACGCCGCGATTGAATCGAATCCACGCGGGCGATGGATCACAGGCGACATCGGGAAGTGGGCCGCTGGCGAGCCGCCCAATGCTACAGCGGAAAAATCTGCTGAAAGAGTCGCTGAAAACAAATCAGAGAATGAACTTTATGACGTCGTTTTTTCCAATGCTGCTCTGCAGTGGCTGCCCGACCATGCCACGCTTTATCCTCAACTTTTTTCCCACGTCGCGCCCGGCGGCGCTCTGGCCGTTCAAATTCCAAGCAGCCAAGACCGCCCAGCCTATCGGCTTTTGCGTGAAATGGCTGCGTCAATCAGCTGGCGGAAATGGTTCCCTACGGGACGAGTCCGTACCTGGCACGCACACGACTGGGAGTTTTACTATGACTTGCTTGCCCCCTTGGCCTCACGCGTCAATGTTTGGCTGACGGAATATTTTCACGTTATGCCTGACGCTAGAACCATTGTGGAATGGTACAGCGCCACGGGCATGCGCCCATACTTGACGCCTATTACGGAAGAGACTGACCGTGGGAAATTCATCGCCGAGTATACGGAAAAGATCCGCGTCGCCTACCCGTCCCGCCCTGACGGCAACATTCTGTTTTCATTTCTTCGCATCTTCCTCATTGCCTACCGCTAA
- a CDS encoding amidase, translated as MEKIMIDRRHFLSACSRFGLAGTLLPGVLWAMADGDAQKITSDMISQAAIIADVPIPPEDREMMLRDLESAAKGYDEIYQLHIANGVQPAMVFDPFISTDMHLEKVKRPPAMSAAPAIGVRGVPKDLEEVAFYTVRELTEILRTKKVSSTALTQMYLARLKRYDPLLQFVITPTEDRALAKAKEVDREIAAGKYRGPLHGIPWGAKDLLAVKGYPTTWGAAPYKEQTIDEDATVVKRLDAAGAVLVAKLTLGALAEGDRWFGGVTRNPWNPDQGSSGSSAGPASATAAGCVGFSVGSETLGSISSPSTRCGCTGLRPTFGHVPRTGAMALSWSQDKLGPICRCVEDCALVLDAIAGPDGEDRSVRPAVFNWNAHQDWRKFRVGYLESEFKFDRAALEERLKGSRGISDEERRQFIASAESDQKFNDAALRKLSQMGVKLIPVELPKLPYQPMVTILNVEAAAAFDELTRTGRDKLMVDQGPTAWPNTFRAARFVPAVEYVQANRAKFLAMQGVAKAFGSFDVIVAPTNGEQLTVTNLTGHPALILPNGFRGDDAPPAVENKDGMVGNYGGPGTPVSLTFLGQLFGESKLLAFARAYQNATPFHLKHPRLEMRSAG; from the coding sequence ATGGAGAAAATAATGATCGATCGCCGCCATTTCCTTTCCGCTTGCTCGAGATTCGGACTTGCGGGGACTCTTTTGCCAGGGGTGCTGTGGGCTATGGCGGATGGCGATGCGCAAAAAATTACATCGGACATGATCAGCCAGGCTGCAATCATCGCTGATGTTCCCATTCCGCCGGAAGATCGCGAGATGATGCTCCGCGATCTTGAGAGCGCGGCGAAAGGCTACGATGAGATATATCAACTACACATCGCCAACGGCGTGCAACCGGCAATGGTTTTCGACCCATTCATCAGCACAGATATGCATCTCGAAAAAGTAAAGCGTCCGCCGGCAATGTCCGCGGCGCCTGCGATAGGTGTTCGCGGAGTGCCAAAGGATCTCGAGGAGGTTGCTTTTTATACTGTTCGTGAGCTCACCGAGATTTTGCGCACAAAGAAAGTTTCGTCAACGGCCCTGACGCAGATGTATCTTGCCCGCCTGAAGCGTTACGACCCCCTTTTGCAGTTCGTAATCACGCCGACCGAGGATCGTGCGCTCGCCAAAGCCAAGGAGGTAGATCGCGAAATCGCTGCTGGGAAATATCGTGGACCCCTGCATGGAATTCCGTGGGGCGCGAAGGATCTGCTTGCAGTCAAGGGCTATCCAACCACGTGGGGCGCCGCGCCTTACAAAGAGCAGACAATTGACGAGGATGCAACTGTAGTTAAGCGGCTCGACGCCGCGGGCGCCGTTCTTGTCGCAAAACTCACGCTCGGAGCGCTTGCAGAGGGAGACCGCTGGTTCGGAGGTGTTACACGCAATCCTTGGAATCCTGATCAAGGATCGAGTGGTTCTTCAGCGGGGCCAGCCTCAGCGACCGCCGCAGGATGCGTTGGCTTTTCGGTTGGATCTGAGACGCTCGGGTCAATTTCTTCACCCAGCACACGCTGTGGTTGTACGGGGCTGCGTCCGACATTTGGACATGTGCCGCGCACCGGAGCGATGGCATTGTCTTGGAGCCAGGACAAGCTAGGTCCTATTTGTCGCTGCGTCGAGGATTGTGCACTTGTACTCGACGCGATAGCCGGGCCGGATGGGGAAGATCGTTCGGTTCGACCGGCTGTTTTTAATTGGAACGCACATCAGGATTGGCGCAAATTCCGCGTCGGATACCTCGAATCGGAATTCAAATTTGATCGAGCGGCGCTGGAAGAACGTCTGAAGGGATCTCGGGGAATCAGCGATGAGGAGCGTCGACAATTCATTGCATCAGCGGAGTCAGATCAAAAGTTTAACGATGCGGCACTTCGAAAATTGTCCCAGATGGGTGTTAAATTGATTCCTGTCGAACTCCCGAAGCTACCGTACCAGCCGATGGTTACGATCCTCAACGTGGAGGCAGCGGCGGCTTTCGACGAATTGACTCGCACCGGTCGCGACAAACTGATGGTGGATCAGGGGCCCACTGCCTGGCCGAATACTTTCCGCGCCGCGCGTTTCGTTCCAGCCGTTGAATATGTTCAGGCAAACCGCGCAAAATTCCTTGCGATGCAAGGCGTAGCGAAGGCCTTCGGGAGTTTTGACGTCATTGTTGCGCCGACAAATGGTGAGCAGCTCACGGTGACGAATCTCACGGGGCATCCAGCCCTGATTCTTCCGAATGGCTTTCGCGGCGACGATGCTCCGCCGGCGGTCGAGAACAAAGATGGAATGGTTGGAAATTATGGCGGACCCGGTACTCCCGTGAGCCTTACATTTCTTGGGCAACTGTTTGGAGAAAGCAAACTACTCGCGTTTGCCCGTGCCTATCAGAACGCGACACCCTTCCACCTCAAGCATCCGAGGCTCGAAATGCGATCGGCTGGCTGA
- a CDS encoding glycosyltransferase yields MERIEFGFFDAGGGHRAAATALQMAIQAQRRPWEIRLTNLQEVLDDIDILKKYAGIRIQDFYNGMLRNGWTLGSTQLMRVLQLVIRAYRRQIVRLLERHWEMTQPDMLVSFVPHFNRALCESYRKVFPGRPFVTILTDLADYPPHFWIERQEQFFVCGSEKAVAQAIALGHGRNHIFQASGMILHPRFYEPQSSDVALERHQLNLLPDVPTALVLFGGHGNRVMVEIVDRLARSEIDLQLILICGKNRDLARALREKKSCVRYFVEGFTNEIPYYMHISDFFIGKPGPGSISEAVAEGLPVIAECNAWTLPQERYNAEWIRTRNVGIVLRSFRNIVPAVAELLQPERLAECRKNASRETNRAVFEIPDFLDSIFERIRPSTAVEA; encoded by the coding sequence ATGGAGCGAATCGAATTCGGCTTTTTCGATGCCGGTGGCGGCCACCGCGCGGCAGCCACGGCGCTTCAGATGGCCATTCAAGCCCAGCGGCGGCCATGGGAAATTCGACTCACCAACCTCCAAGAAGTTCTCGACGATATTGACATCTTGAAGAAATACGCTGGCATCCGGATACAGGACTTCTACAACGGCATGCTCAGAAATGGCTGGACGCTCGGTAGTACGCAACTCATGAGAGTCCTGCAACTGGTCATTCGCGCTTATCGCCGGCAGATTGTTCGGCTGCTCGAACGGCATTGGGAGATGACGCAGCCGGATATGCTGGTTTCTTTTGTCCCGCACTTCAATCGCGCTTTGTGCGAGAGTTATAGGAAAGTTTTTCCGGGTCGGCCGTTTGTCACTATCCTTACTGATCTAGCTGATTACCCGCCACATTTTTGGATCGAGCGTCAGGAACAATTTTTCGTCTGTGGATCAGAAAAAGCTGTCGCTCAAGCGATCGCTCTAGGACATGGGAGGAACCATATATTTCAGGCTTCGGGAATGATCCTCCATCCGCGTTTTTACGAGCCGCAATCCTCAGATGTCGCACTGGAACGTCATCAGCTGAACTTACTGCCGGATGTGCCGACGGCTCTGGTGTTGTTCGGCGGGCATGGAAATCGTGTCATGGTCGAAATTGTCGATCGGTTGGCTCGCTCTGAGATCGATCTTCAACTGATTTTGATCTGTGGAAAAAACCGAGATCTTGCCAGAGCCCTCCGCGAGAAGAAATCTTGCGTGCGTTATTTTGTCGAAGGATTCACAAACGAAATTCCTTATTACATGCATATTTCGGATTTCTTCATCGGCAAACCAGGACCGGGAAGCATTTCAGAAGCCGTCGCCGAGGGTCTGCCGGTAATCGCCGAATGCAATGCATGGACGCTCCCCCAAGAGCGATACAACGCGGAATGGATCCGCACGCGAAATGTGGGCATTGTACTCCGCTCTTTCCGGAACATCGTTCCGGCTGTCGCAGAGCTTCTCCAGCCTGAGAGACTTGCCGAGTGCCGAAAGAACGCGTCCCGCGAGACTAATCGAGCCGTATTTGAAATCCCCGACTTTTTGGACTCGATTTTTGAGCGGATACGCCCGTCGACCGCTGTTGAAGCTTAA
- a CDS encoding PHP-associated domain-containing protein, whose product MPSGTIAHIGVFDITEKQHIQVQQRRGDLVALLMYLTERRILFSVNHVFSGLTGPRADEDFLWFKQYFPAVETHNSHMAFIQNENAAQFARRFSKLEIGGSDAHALPSVGSAFTEVPDARNKEEFFAGLRAGMGRIGGESGSTRKLARDLLLIGLEMIREDIRTSPLLPLAILVPVAAFLNYRSEHKFSRYWSKKILGKREPRKLSGWISVPQRATEEWT is encoded by the coding sequence ATGCCGAGTGGCACGATAGCGCACATCGGCGTTTTTGATATCACTGAAAAGCAGCATATACAGGTTCAGCAACGGCGAGGCGATCTGGTTGCATTGCTCATGTATCTGACAGAGCGCCGAATTCTTTTCAGTGTCAACCACGTGTTTTCCGGTTTGACCGGTCCGCGCGCCGACGAGGATTTTCTCTGGTTCAAACAGTACTTCCCCGCTGTTGAAACACACAACAGCCACATGGCGTTTATTCAAAACGAAAATGCGGCGCAATTTGCCCGGCGGTTTTCAAAGCTGGAAATCGGAGGCAGCGATGCTCACGCTCTGCCGTCCGTCGGCAGCGCATTTACAGAAGTGCCCGATGCACGAAATAAAGAGGAATTTTTCGCCGGCCTGCGTGCAGGAATGGGTCGAATAGGCGGAGAGTCTGGGAGCACTCGAAAATTGGCAAGAGACCTTCTGCTCATCGGCCTTGAAATGATTCGAGAGGACATTCGCACCTCTCCACTTTTGCCATTGGCAATCCTTGTGCCCGTCGCCGCTTTTCTAAACTATCGTAGCGAACACAAATTTAGCAGGTATTGGTCCAAGAAGATTCTTGGCAAGCGCGAACCACGCAAACTTTCCGGCTGGATCAGTGTACCGCAGCGCGCAACGGAGGAATGGACATGA
- a CDS encoding phosphatase PAP2 family protein, translating into MTVARAVWNQIQSNDYRLMKRVHRWRAPRWFRLFMIYATRLGDGWLWYAIGVLLVFFGGPSRFPAIGSAGLAALLGIALFRFLKQVSKRPRPCEIEPHCWSVILPPDQFSFPSGHSITAFAVSIVLGSFYPELQVCLLFAAASIAVSRIILGMHFLSDVIVGSVIGILLGLTCFHFFVRIR; encoded by the coding sequence ATGACCGTGGCCAGAGCGGTTTGGAACCAGATTCAGTCTAACGATTATCGGCTAATGAAACGTGTTCATCGCTGGCGGGCGCCGCGCTGGTTTCGACTATTTATGATCTATGCCACGCGTCTGGGCGACGGATGGTTGTGGTATGCGATTGGCGTGCTTCTTGTTTTCTTCGGCGGGCCGTCTCGCTTCCCAGCCATTGGCTCCGCGGGGTTGGCGGCACTGCTCGGAATCGCCTTGTTCCGCTTCCTCAAGCAAGTGAGCAAAAGGCCGCGACCATGCGAGATTGAGCCTCATTGCTGGTCCGTGATTCTGCCCCCGGACCAGTTCTCTTTCCCTTCCGGACATTCGATCACAGCATTTGCTGTCTCTATAGTTCTTGGCTCGTTTTATCCGGAACTGCAGGTTTGCTTGCTTTTTGCCGCGGCGAGCATTGCTGTCTCGCGCATTATTTTGGGAATGCACTTTTTGAGCGATGTAATCGTGGGGTCGGTAATCGGGATATTGCTTGGACTCACATGCTTTCATTTTTTCGTGAGAATCAGATAG
- a CDS encoding ROK family protein yields MKTSVSKRKLRVLAIDVGGTHVKILATGEHEERKLNSGLAMTPQKMTRDVKRLAEDWKYDVVSIGYPGPIVHGQVLRDPYNLGHGWVGFHFRKAFGHPVKLMNDAAMQALGSYRGGRMLFLGLGTGLGSAMIVDGIVEPMEIAHLPYKKDRTYEDYIGLRGLQRHGKKKWRRYVADIVERLKLAMEPDYVIIGGGNAKKLKELPPGAELGDNRNAFRGAFRMWETAGWQGAPSSGKHGT; encoded by the coding sequence ATGAAGACTTCCGTCAGCAAACGAAAACTAAGAGTCCTTGCCATTGATGTTGGCGGGACTCATGTCAAGATCTTGGCGACGGGAGAACACGAAGAGCGCAAACTCAATTCCGGCCTCGCTATGACCCCGCAAAAAATGACCCGCGATGTCAAAAGGTTGGCTGAGGACTGGAAGTACGACGTTGTGTCTATAGGTTATCCCGGCCCCATTGTGCATGGGCAGGTTTTGAGAGACCCCTATAATCTTGGGCATGGTTGGGTCGGTTTTCACTTCAGGAAGGCGTTTGGGCACCCCGTCAAACTAATGAACGATGCTGCGATGCAAGCATTGGGGAGCTATCGCGGTGGTCGCATGCTTTTTCTGGGACTGGGCACAGGGCTCGGCTCGGCGATGATCGTCGATGGGATTGTCGAGCCGATGGAAATTGCGCATTTGCCTTATAAGAAGGACCGGACGTACGAGGACTACATCGGGTTGCGTGGTCTGCAGCGACATGGGAAAAAGAAGTGGCGACGATATGTCGCCGATATTGTTGAAAGGTTGAAACTGGCAATGGAGCCAGACTATGTGATTATCGGTGGAGGAAACGCGAAGAAATTGAAGGAACTCCCCCCTGGCGCGGAGCTAGGCGACAACAGGAACGCCTTTCGAGGTGCGTTCAGGATGTGGGAAACCGCCGGTTGGCAAGGCGCGCCAAGCTCCGGGAAGCACGGAACCTGA